AAAATTCGCGGACATTTTTCAGGTTAATTTCTCCTCCGGCTAAAGCTAAAGCTGTATAACCACCGAGGGAATGTCCGATAACCGTTACCTTCTCTGTATTCAATTTACCTTGTAATCTTCCTGGCTGAAGGTTGATTTTTGCCAGTTGATTTAATAAAAAGCTGATATCCTGGGGTCTATCAATAAATTCTGTGGCTGGCATCAATTTTGCCAGGTTGGTGTTTGCAGTTCTGACTGCGGTACTATTACTTCCTGGGTGTTCAATTGCAGCGACAGTGACACCATGGGAAGACAAATGATTGGCAAGATAAGTTAAAAATTGACGATTCGCTCCAAAACCGTGGGAAATCACCACTAAAGGTTGCTGTTTATCCCCCTGACTTCCGTAGATATCCGCGATAATCGTGCGGTTGCGTTCACTATCTCGAAAACTGAGAGTTTGAGTTTGTACGGTTAGCTTTCCGGGTGCTGCGGGATTGAGAGTAGATTTAAAACGGGTGGTACTAGGTGCGGTTGCATCTAATTCCCTAGTCAGCAACAAATTAAAAGCCTGACTCTGCAAGTATCGCGGGTTAAATTCCACAGCGAAGGAGATGGCTTTGGAGGCATCAATTGTAACATTCTCCTGGGGATAAGCACGGACAAAGGACAGAGCAGTTAAACCATTTACCTGTCTCAGGGCAATATTAAGGGTAGCTTCCAAGCTTTCGGCTGTGCTGCCAGGGATAATAGCACCAAGGGAAGAAATGAATTGTTTGCCTGCGGGAATTTTGGATAATCCTGCGACAAATTTATCCCCTATTTTCGGATCTATTTGTAAACGTTGACTGAGTAATCCGCGAACCTGGGGTGTGAGAATTGAGGAGAAAAGTTTCAGGTTCTTGGGTAATTTTCCAGTTTTGGCAAATTCTTCTAAATCAGCAACGGCGATCGCCTGTTGAAAGGAACCAAAGCGAATTGTCACCGTTTCCGCAGCTAGGGTTGCGGGTGTTGCCATACCCCAAATACCAACGAGGGTGCAACTACATACCAATCCTCGCAACCAGGGTATTTGGTTAGGAAATTTACCTAGGGGAAATTGCATTATTTTTAAATTTGCCTAATTTTGCCCAAGTCCTTAGGTATTATTGTGACTCAAATCTAGATAAAATGTTCCCTCCTTCTTCCGAAAAATTCTCAGCAAAATTACCAGCACTTTACTGCTTTATAAAACCCTTGGGGCATAGCTTCGCGGAATGACATCATGTGAATGAAATGATTCTACTCACTCATTAATCCTTATTGGGGCGATCGCGTTAAACCAGAGTTAGGGCGATCGCCAAGAAGTTACTTCCTAACTAATACCAATTTGAAAAAACAATACGACACATAGACAAAATCCCTCCCCATCCCTCCCGATTTCGGGGAGGTTACCCAATAGGGTGGGTGGGGTATCTGTCGTAAACATTTTTTGAATCGGTATAATAATTTCTGCCTTGGAAGTATTCCAAATCTCTAGAAGCCAAACAAGGCGCGGAATACACCTAAAATTCCAGAGAAGGGATTAATGAAACTACTAATAGTTTCTGATGTCTTGGTGACACCATTTCTGTAAACCACCACCACATCATTGTTACGTAAAATGGGGTTGGTTTGCTCATTAATCCCTGCGGCAAAGTCAACTTTTACCTTGCGTTTGGTGACAGAACCATCGGGATTGAGACGAATTAAATCAACTGTAGAGCTACTAGCTCTGACACCTTCAAAACCACCGGCAGCTAGTAAAGCTTGGTTGAGAGTACTATTAGGTTGCAAGTCAACTTGTCCGGGTTTCTTCACTTCACCGACTACACCTACTTGGATTTTCGTCGGAGAGAGAGTCGTCACCGCTAGTTGAGTTGCCTCTGCGGGGTTAATTTCTGTGGCGGTAGGAATAATAATCGTATCCCCTTCCTGGACAATAATATCCTGTTTTGTATCACCGCTTTGCAAAATTTGCCAGAGGTTCAGGGTAATCTTCTGCTCGGAACCGGTTCTGGTGGGACGACGGAGTACAACGTTACGAATATCCGCTTGGGGAGAAATCCCACCCGCTAACTGAATTGCTCGACTTACCGTCGGTAAACCACTGACAGGAGCAGCATTAGCATTATTGACAGCATCTCCTTGGGTGACAAGGTAACTACCTGGACGATTCACCTCTCCAATAATTGCCACCGTCCGAGGTTTGGTTACATCTGCGGCAAAGTTGGAAGCCGTGAAATTACGTAAATCAGCCAGATATTGTTCATTATTGATATCCGTGGCTGTCGGTACAAAGATGGTATCACCGTCGCGCAGGGTAATATCCT
The Calothrix sp. 336/3 DNA segment above includes these coding regions:
- a CDS encoding alpha/beta hydrolase — encoded protein: MQFPLGKFPNQIPWLRGLVCSCTLVGIWGMATPATLAAETVTIRFGSFQQAIAVADLEEFAKTGKLPKNLKLFSSILTPQVRGLLSQRLQIDPKIGDKFVAGLSKIPAGKQFISSLGAIIPGSTAESLEATLNIALRQVNGLTALSFVRAYPQENVTIDASKAISFAVEFNPRYLQSQAFNLLLTRELDATAPSTTRFKSTLNPAAPGKLTVQTQTLSFRDSERNRTIIADIYGSQGDKQQPLVVISHGFGANRQFLTYLANHLSSHGVTVAAIEHPGSNSTAVRTANTNLAKLMPATEFIDRPQDISFLLNQLAKINLQPGRLQGKLNTEKVTVIGHSLGGYTALALAGGEINLKNVREFCRDSLSFLEAPADWLQCAATNLPEKKLQLGDSRVKSAIALNPLVGKLFGDKGLSKIRQPILILTSTADTITPSLKHQLVPFSQISGTKYLLTAVGATHLSIGDPKYQANNTLVRERRGKDTASLRMLTQGVSLAFIKQLTPEANQYKQFLSSAYTQSLSGTELPLRLVSELPTNVESWLEKIQDKK
- a CDS encoding polysaccharide biosynthesis/export family protein; the protein is MLNTNLWKYLTQSAIALTLFSSLATAFPSASYAQKPVLKQAPTTQGTTIDTNYTLGGGDRIRVNVFEVPEYTGEYQIPPGGAINLPLIGSVTVQGLTTEEAADDIAKRYARYLKRPLISVNLLSPRPINVFVAGEVSRPGAYTISLQGGAGNDPGVQYPTVLAALTTAQGVTLSADITQVELRRKGGRNGAEKRLRLNLKELTRTGQLNQDITLRDGDTIFVPTATDINNEQYLADLRNFTASNFAADVTKPRTVAIIGEVNRPGSYLVTQGDAVNNANAAPVSGLPTVSRAIQLAGGISPQADIRNVVLRRPTRTGSEQKITLNLWQILQSGDTKQDIIVQEGDTIIIPTATEINPAEATQLAVTTLSPTKIQVGVVGEVKKPGQVDLQPNSTLNQALLAAGGFEGVRASSSTVDLIRLNPDGSVTKRKVKVDFAAGINEQTNPILRNNDVVVVYRNGVTKTSETISSFINPFSGILGVFRALFGF